A single window of Malus sylvestris chromosome 5, drMalSylv7.2, whole genome shotgun sequence DNA harbors:
- the LOC126621411 gene encoding tetraketide alpha-pyrone reductase 1-like isoform X2: MGISPPMYLWVTLQIWYPMSKILAEKAGWDFCKENAIDMVTVLPSFVIGPCLPPELCSTASDVLGLLKGETEKFKWNGRMGYVHIDDVALCHILVYEHESAHGRCICSSTVMDNTELGSLLSTRYPSLPIPTR, translated from the exons ATGGGGATTTCACCTCCAATGTACCTCTGGGTGACTCTTCAG ATTTGGTACCCTATGTCGAAAATTTTAGCTGAGAAAGCAGGATGGGATTTCTGCAAAGAAAATGCGATTGATATGGTTACTGTCCTACCCTCCTTCGTGATCGGGCCTTGTTTGCCACCTGAGTTGTGTTCTACAGCATCAGATGTTCTTGGCCTGCTTAAAg GGGAAACAGAGAAATTTAAGTGGAATGGAAGGATGGGATATGTTCACATTGATGATGTTGCACTCTGTCACATCTTAGTTTATGAGCATGAAAGTGCTCATGGCAGATGTATTTGTAGCTCAACAGTTATGGACAACACTGAGTTAGGTTCCTTATTATCTACAAGATATCCTTCCTTGCCTATCCCCACAAG
- the LOC126621416 gene encoding histone deacetylase 19-like produces the protein MDTGGNSLVSGPDGVKRKVSYFYDPEVGNYYYGQGHPMKPHRIRMTNALLAHYGLLQNMQVLKPYPARDRDLYRFHAETQQDQLRQLKRFNVGEDCPVFDGLYSFCQTYAGGSVGGAVKLNHGICDISINWAGGLHHAKNCEASGFCYVNDIILAILELLK, from the coding sequence ATGGACACCGGCGGCAACTCTCTAGTGTCGGGTCCCGACGGAGTGAAGAGGAAGGTGAGCTATTTCTACGACCCAGAAGTGGGAAATTACTATTATGGGCAGGGACACCCGATGAAGCCCCACCGGATTCGGATGACCAACGCCCTCCTCGCGCACTATGGCCTCCTCCAGAACATGCAGGTCCTCAAACCCTACCCGGCCCGAGACCGCGACCTCTACCGCTTTCACGCCGAAACGCAGCAGGACCAGCTGCGGCAGCTCAAGCGGTTCAATGTCGGCGAGGACTGCCCTGTCTTTGATGGGTTGTACTCGTTTTGCCAGACCTATGCTGGTGGGTCGGTCGGCGGCGCTGTGAAGCTCAACCATGGGATTTGTGATATTTCGATTAATTGGGCTGGCGGTTTGCACCATGCTAAGAATTGTGAGGCTTCTGGATTTTGCTATGTGAATGACATTATTCTTGCAATTTTGGAACTTCTTAAGTAG
- the LOC126621429 gene encoding histone deacetylase 19-like isoform X1: MEVDDERKSLPSRVKKEIVEPEVKDPIQKGTSENARSSGYDPAVDEITTGAKALDMGSGSVDEPTVKVEQDTMNKPADQI; this comes from the exons ATGGAGGTTGATGATGAACG TAAGTCTTTACCAAGCAGAGTAAAGAAAGAGATCGTTGAACCTGAGGTTAAAGATCCG ATCCAGAAAGGGACCTCGGAGAATGCTAGAAGCTCAGGCTATGATCCAGCAGTAGATGAGATTACAACAGGCGCAAAG GCTTTGGATATGGGATCTGGATCGGTGGATGAACCAACTGTGAAAGTTGAACAAGACACTATGAATAAGCCTGCGGACCAGATATAA
- the LOC126621429 gene encoding histone deacetylase 19-like isoform X2 has translation MEVDDERKSLPSRVKKEIVEPEVKDPKGTSENARSSGYDPAVDEITTGAKALDMGSGSVDEPTVKVEQDTMNKPADQI, from the exons ATGGAGGTTGATGATGAACG TAAGTCTTTACCAAGCAGAGTAAAGAAAGAGATCGTTGAACCTGAGGTTAAAGATCCG AAAGGGACCTCGGAGAATGCTAGAAGCTCAGGCTATGATCCAGCAGTAGATGAGATTACAACAGGCGCAAAG GCTTTGGATATGGGATCTGGATCGGTGGATGAACCAACTGTGAAAGTTGAACAAGACACTATGAATAAGCCTGCGGACCAGATATAA